A section of the Deltaproteobacteria bacterium genome encodes:
- a CDS encoding GFA family protein, with protein MATYKGSCFCGAVEFTVTGDPAAMGYCHCKDCRHWSAGPVNGFSLWAPNAVKVTKGENNIATYNKTPNSFRKWCKTCGGHVFTDHPPMGLVDVYASVLPDLPFKPALHVFYGDTVLRIKDGLPKWKDVPKEMGGSGESLPD; from the coding sequence ATGGCGACGTACAAAGGAAGTTGCTTTTGTGGCGCAGTGGAATTTACTGTCACTGGCGATCCCGCCGCGATGGGCTACTGCCATTGCAAGGATTGCCGCCACTGGTCGGCTGGACCAGTAAACGGGTTCAGCCTCTGGGCACCTAACGCCGTTAAAGTCACCAAGGGTGAAAACAACATCGCGACCTACAACAAAACACCGAATAGTTTTCGCAAGTGGTGCAAGACCTGCGGTGGCCATGTGTTCACGGACCATCCACCAATGGGCTTGGTCGATGTCTATGCGTCGGTGTTACCAGATCTCCCGTTTAAACCTGCACTGCACGTTTTCTATGGCGACACCGTGCTACGTATCAAGGATGGCCTGCCCAAGTGGAAAGATGTCCCCAAAGAAATGGGTGGCTCGGGCGAGTCGCTGCCGGATTAA